The genomic stretch gccacaGGAGCAACGTGGATGCCTGCTTTGCGGATGGCGGCCTCGAGGAAAGCTACCGAGTAGTCGGCAGCAGCGTACAGATCGCGCAGTTTACCCATGACAGCCATACACTGGCAAAATCCGCGTAGAGAAGTGCGACGTGTTTCCTCCTCAGGCGCCTTGATGTCAAGTAGGTGGATGATGATGGCTGGGAGGAGAACAGTGACACCTGTTGTTGGTAGGTACTGGACAAGTCCGCTTGCATCAAGACGCTGAGCGATAGATGTAATCGCTGAAGCAGCCCGACGAACATTGCGACGCGAAACATCAAGAAGTTCGGATTCGGCGCCAGCTTTGGGTGGAGTACATGCTGACGCACCTTGGGCGTTTGGTAGTACCTGGGGCCGATGTAATGCTGACAAGGTCGTAAAGAATACCATGTGTAGCAAGCATCTAGAAAGATCAATCGCTGCATGGCCACTGGGCTTGTCGGTATACTTGGCTTCTTCGGGGAGCTCCGACACCCACTTCTGGAGCTCTTCGTCGCAGGTTTTAACCTCACTTGTCGCGGGATCCAGCTTCTTCGGTAATAACATCATGGTCGTACGGTCGTTTTGTAGACCATGGTTGTTGTTTAGGACGCAATACTGCTTGGAGAGCACATGAGAAATGCACAGACATAGCCTAGCCTTCTCAATGCACATGATggccagctgtcgttgcgCGTCCACGTCTCGGGCTATACGGCAGTCGGCCGGCAGGCACTTGATCGACTCTGGGAGGGGTGCAATCTCAAAGTCATCGAGCGTCAGCATCGGAACATCGAAGTCCTCGGTCTTTATCCTCGTTGGCCGTCGCATGCCGAGCGCGATAAGTCGGTCTCGCATGTAGGTTGACCACCATATCCGCTTCCACAGCTTAACACGCTTGGTGTCAAGATTTGTGTTGTCAGGATTGCGGTGAAGTCCAATAGTGTGTGCAACGGACGTTGCTACGCCCATCCAGTGCCATGTATCTTTTTGGTCATCGGGTGTCTCATAGTAATAGGTCAGCAGCAACAGCGCTTGGACGAGTGAAACACGGTCCGACTCGTAATCAAAATCGTAGAGAATCTGACGTCAAAATTAGCATAAGATTCACATGTTGCCGACTGTGCAGCACCACGTGAGTTTCACATGTTGGCATGTGATCGGAGTTTGGGTTCTCCGGGCCCTCGCACAGTTTTGGGACCGGATATAGTATGCCAAGACTCCCGAGGAAAGGAAGGATGACGACTTACTCTGGTCTTTTGGAAGAAGTCTTTGCGAGCGTCTTTTCGGGTAGCGTAGCCCGCACTGCGCAAATGTTCCATGCCAACGAAGGCTGATCCGGCGAACATGACAGCCTGGAACAAGATCAAGCTGACTTTACCATTGGCCCCATCTCGTTGGTCCACCATTGTCAGAAAATCGTGGAGATCAAGCAATGGCATGTATGGATGGACGAATTCCACGTATGCGCGTAGCATCTCGCTGCGGAGGCTTCCTCTTGGTACGGTCAGAGCGCCCTTCTTCTCCAAATATGAGATCTCGTCGGGCCCGATCCTAGACGGAAGAGGCTTGATGAATTTGGGAAGCTCGCCAGGGGCAGGCTTTTTCGGCAGAGAGCCGAAGAAAGGCGCTCCTCGTTCATTGCTAAAGGGCGAAAACGGTAGCGTAGGTAGGCCATTGATCTGCGATGTGATGGAGAGACGGCGGTGCGTGTCTGAAATGTTGGGAACAGAGTTGATGCGATGGCCGTGGCTTTGATCTGTAGTGCGATTAGAGGCGTGGTAAGATGTGCAATGGCTAGTTCAACGTACAGATGGAGTGCGGGACATGCTCGTCTCGTCTCGGTTCAGACTCATGTGACGCTCGCGACGAGGCTGGCTGGAGCGATTGGACACCATCTAGTGCGTCACGCGATGCGATTTTGcgggtggtggtggtggtggtggaggttgAGCTCGCGTGTTCAGAGGCTTGATCGTCATCTTTGGACCATTTCCTGCTACAGTCAGTGATCCGTTGACCCGTTGACCCATAAGAGGGCGTGGGTGGATATGGAGTGGGCGCATGAGCAGCGATTGGCTAGAAAGCTCAATACGATTGTGACAGGCTGGACGGACCACAAGTGGCTAGTCGACAACTGCCGAGCCTCGGCCAACGCTGCATGACGACGGCATACCCAAATCGTTGATCAAACAACAGTGCGGTTGGGGGACTAACTTTTTGCGTCTGCTCTCTGACACAATGCATTCGACCTCGTCCAGTCTGCAGTTTGTACAGGGCGCGCCATGTTCGGTAACATTGCAACGAACTTTGCGAGCTCGACAACATTGGCACGCTTTCGAAGCCCTCCTTTTCACTGAACGTCCGGTTGCATGTCCGTCGAGGCCGGCCTGGGTGGCCTTTCGTTTCGGTGCTTGGAATTCATTGTGGTGGTCGGATGGGGAGGCCGAATAATCAGACATGGCTGTGAGGTCTTGTCGTCTGGGGGGTTGTTTTGTTATTTGTCTGGTTTGCAGCAAGATGCAATGCAGGTAGCGGCGAGAGTTCCTATCATACACGAGGGGTCTGGGGGCAGGCTCAGAATATAAAGCGCACCCTTGGGAAGAGTGGATTACATGGCAGGGCTAATCGTGTGCTCGGGCATGCAGAGAAACCGGGCTTCGTCTGGT from Pyrenophora tritici-repentis strain M4 chromosome 1, whole genome shotgun sequence encodes the following:
- a CDS encoding cutinase transcription factor 1 alpha, with translation MARPVQTADWTRSNALCQRADAKNQSHGHRINSVPNISDTHRRLSITSQINGLPTLPFSPFSNERGAPFFGSLPKKPAPGELPKFIKPLPSRIGPDEISYLEKKGALTVPRGSLRSEMLRAYVEFVHPYMPLLDLHDFLTMVDQRDGANGKVSLILFQAVMFAGSAFVGMEHLRSAGYATRKDARKDFFQKTRILYDFDYESDRVSLVQALLLLTYYYETPDDQKDTWHWMGVATSVAHTIGLHRNPDNTNLDTKRVKLWKRIWWSTYMRDRLIALGMRRPTRIKTEDFDVPMLTLDDFEIAPLPESIKCLPADCRIARDVDAQRQLAIMCIEKARLCLCISHVLSKQYCVLNNNHGLQNDRTTMMLLPKKLDPATSEVKTCDEELQKWVSELPEEAKYTDKPSGHAAIDLSRCLLHMVFFTTLSALHRPQVLPNAQGASACTPPKAGAESELLDVSRRNVRRAASAITSIAQRLDASGLVQYLPTTGVTVLLPAIIIHLLDIKAPEEETRRTSLRGFCQCMAVMGKLRDLYAAADYSVAFLEAAIRKAGIHVAPVAAAHTSPMAKSAPVTTVEDLVDAGRRLDLVQTATNRITNMRPNLTRPTTLTPPPDSGTTNMSALEKQHNQRNVTDEEVARRLETFLASTPPDSDHEHVSSITISQESPAINVTASASTTESHTTEETMNFTKWSTLDLPQNSFNANINHHQDDEMLFSSLPLNNEFDDFDQLLNLDAVGEAFNMDDAALDYTANFGGNGMNDMDWLNSGNDFTVEA